In one window of Helianthus annuus cultivar XRQ/B chromosome 17, HanXRQr2.0-SUNRISE, whole genome shotgun sequence DNA:
- the LOC110920904 gene encoding WAT1-related protein At4g15540 isoform X3, with protein sequence MLAEKTTMFSPKILLQNHVPVYKLVQLLGEFVGTFPRAYHASFSHGFNCGEAVNFAARHWFPFGGSANEWVCLAQVLWNAGVDHVSPTMAIAISNLGPGITFLIAVFFRLEKLDTTISSVAKLLGTMISILGAMVFTLYQGPRMFHINSPNQLFLSQPSEWIYGSLIILVSLIFGCIWVVLQAATTIEYPDQQTIVFFFNLFGTIQCIALSPFVEQNRSAWVLRPETGVTAVVLGIDLFYLKAIYTTAVRCSVFTWCLRKKRPIFVAMFSPLSIVIAMIMGVTFLGDSLHLGSVIGTTIISFGFYTVIWGQTKEKNKLLAVTSEDLDVSGSESSADETLPLLSSRYQ encoded by the exons ATGCTTGCAGAAAAAACAACTATGTTTTCTCCAAAGATCCTGTTGCAGAATCACGTTCCGGTTTACAAACTTGTACAATTACTGGGGGAGTTCGTTGGCACGTTTCCTAGAGCGTATCATGCCAGTTTCAGTCACG GCTTTAATTGTGGAGAGGCGGTGAATTTTGCAGCTCGTCACTGGTTCCCGTTTGGTGGGTCTGCTAATGAGTG GGTTTGTCTCGCTCAGGTACTTTGGAATGCAGGTGTTGACCACGTCTCTCCAACCATGGCAATTGCCATCTCGAACTTAGGTCCTGGAATTACATTCTTGATTGCAGTATTTTTCAG GTTGGAGAAATTAGACACAACAATTTCAAGTGTAGCAAAATTATTGGGTACCATGATATCAATATTGGGAGCAATGGTGTTCACACTCTATCAAGGCCCAAGAATGTTTCATATCAATTCACCCAACCAGCTCTTTTTGTCACAACCATCAGAATGGATATATGGGAGTTTAATTATCCTTGTCAGTCTCATCTTCGGTTGCATATGGGTTGTATTACAG GCAGCAACAACTATAGAGTATCCAGATCAACAAACCATTGTCTTTTTCTTTAATCTCTTCGGGACAATTCAATGCATCGCTCTTTCTCCTTTCGTAGAACAAAATCGAAGTGCTTGGGTGCTTCGACCCGAAACTGGGGTGACTGCTGTTGTTTTGGGG ATTGACTTGTTCTATTTAAAGGCAATTTATACCACTGCGGTCCGATGTAGTGTTTTCACTTGGTGCCTGCGGAAGAAACGCCCAATTTTCGTGGCCATGTTCTCACCCCTCTCAATCGTTATCGCAATGATCATGGGTGTCACATTTCTTGGTGATTCACTTCACTTAGGAAG TGTCATTGGAACCACGATAATTTCTTTTGGGTTCTACACGGTTATATGGGGGCAAACCAAAGAAAAGAACAAGCTACTGGCAGTCACTAGTGAAGATTTGGATGTTTCAGGATCAGAATCATCTGCTGACGAAACTCTCCCTCTTCTTTCATCCAGATATCAATAA
- the LOC110920904 gene encoding WAT1-related protein At5g40240 isoform X5 has protein sequence MMMQYNCRLRGNARVSHYIKRVCLAQVLWNAGVDHVSPTMAIAISNLGPGITFLIAVFFRLEKLDTTISSVAKLLGTMISILGAMVFTLYQGPRMFHINSPNQLFLSQPSEWIYGSLIILVSLIFGCIWVVLQAATTIEYPDQQTIVFFFNLFGTIQCIALSPFVEQNRSAWVLRPETGVTAVVLGIDLFYLKAIYTTAVRCSVFTWCLRKKRPIFVAMFSPLSIVIAMIMGVTFLGDSLHLGSVIGTTIISFGFYTVIWGQTKEKNKLLAVTSEDLDVSGSESSADETLPLLSSRYQ, from the exons ATGATGATGCAATACAATTGTCGACTCCGCGgcaacgcgcgggtttcccactaTATTAAAAG GGTTTGTCTCGCTCAGGTACTTTGGAATGCAGGTGTTGACCACGTCTCTCCAACCATGGCAATTGCCATCTCGAACTTAGGTCCTGGAATTACATTCTTGATTGCAGTATTTTTCAG GTTGGAGAAATTAGACACAACAATTTCAAGTGTAGCAAAATTATTGGGTACCATGATATCAATATTGGGAGCAATGGTGTTCACACTCTATCAAGGCCCAAGAATGTTTCATATCAATTCACCCAACCAGCTCTTTTTGTCACAACCATCAGAATGGATATATGGGAGTTTAATTATCCTTGTCAGTCTCATCTTCGGTTGCATATGGGTTGTATTACAG GCAGCAACAACTATAGAGTATCCAGATCAACAAACCATTGTCTTTTTCTTTAATCTCTTCGGGACAATTCAATGCATCGCTCTTTCTCCTTTCGTAGAACAAAATCGAAGTGCTTGGGTGCTTCGACCCGAAACTGGGGTGACTGCTGTTGTTTTGGGG ATTGACTTGTTCTATTTAAAGGCAATTTATACCACTGCGGTCCGATGTAGTGTTTTCACTTGGTGCCTGCGGAAGAAACGCCCAATTTTCGTGGCCATGTTCTCACCCCTCTCAATCGTTATCGCAATGATCATGGGTGTCACATTTCTTGGTGATTCACTTCACTTAGGAAG TGTCATTGGAACCACGATAATTTCTTTTGGGTTCTACACGGTTATATGGGGGCAAACCAAAGAAAAGAACAAGCTACTGGCAGTCACTAGTGAAGATTTGGATGTTTCAGGATCAGAATCATCTGCTGACGAAACTCTCCCTCTTCTTTCATCCAGATATCAATAA
- the LOC110920904 gene encoding WAT1-related protein At5g40240 isoform X7: MSGVDHVSPTMAIAISNLGPGITFLIAVFFRLEKLDTTISSVAKLLGTMISILGAMVFTLYQGPRMFHINSPNQLFLSQPSEWIYGSLIILVSLIFGCIWVVLQAATTIEYPDQQTIVFFFNLFGTIQCIALSPFVEQNRSAWVLRPETGVTAVVLGIDLFYLKAIYTTAVRCSVFTWCLRKKRPIFVAMFSPLSIVIAMIMGVTFLGDSLHLGSVIGTTIISFGFYTVIWGQTKEKNKLLAVTSEDLDVSGSESSADETLPLLSSRYQ; the protein is encoded by the exons ATGAGTG GTGTTGACCACGTCTCTCCAACCATGGCAATTGCCATCTCGAACTTAGGTCCTGGAATTACATTCTTGATTGCAGTATTTTTCAG GTTGGAGAAATTAGACACAACAATTTCAAGTGTAGCAAAATTATTGGGTACCATGATATCAATATTGGGAGCAATGGTGTTCACACTCTATCAAGGCCCAAGAATGTTTCATATCAATTCACCCAACCAGCTCTTTTTGTCACAACCATCAGAATGGATATATGGGAGTTTAATTATCCTTGTCAGTCTCATCTTCGGTTGCATATGGGTTGTATTACAG GCAGCAACAACTATAGAGTATCCAGATCAACAAACCATTGTCTTTTTCTTTAATCTCTTCGGGACAATTCAATGCATCGCTCTTTCTCCTTTCGTAGAACAAAATCGAAGTGCTTGGGTGCTTCGACCCGAAACTGGGGTGACTGCTGTTGTTTTGGGG ATTGACTTGTTCTATTTAAAGGCAATTTATACCACTGCGGTCCGATGTAGTGTTTTCACTTGGTGCCTGCGGAAGAAACGCCCAATTTTCGTGGCCATGTTCTCACCCCTCTCAATCGTTATCGCAATGATCATGGGTGTCACATTTCTTGGTGATTCACTTCACTTAGGAAG TGTCATTGGAACCACGATAATTTCTTTTGGGTTCTACACGGTTATATGGGGGCAAACCAAAGAAAAGAACAAGCTACTGGCAGTCACTAGTGAAGATTTGGATGTTTCAGGATCAGAATCATCTGCTGACGAAACTCTCCCTCTTCTTTCATCCAGATATCAATAA
- the LOC110920904 gene encoding WAT1-related protein At5g40240 isoform X4 yields MQILTVSSRASLHLLYINMMMQYNCRLRGNARVSHYIKRVCLAQVLWNAGVDHVSPTMAIAISNLGPGITFLIAVFFRLEKLDTTISSVAKLLGTMISILGAMVFTLYQGPRMFHINSPNQLFLSQPSEWIYGSLIILVSLIFGCIWVVLQAATTIEYPDQQTIVFFFNLFGTIQCIALSPFVEQNRSAWVLRPETGVTAVVLGIDLFYLKAIYTTAVRCSVFTWCLRKKRPIFVAMFSPLSIVIAMIMGVTFLGDSLHLGSVIGTTIISFGFYTVIWGQTKEKNKLLAVTSEDLDVSGSESSADETLPLLSSRYQ; encoded by the exons ATGCAGATTTTAACCGTTTCATCAAGGGCCAGTTTGCATCTCTTATACATAAATATGATGATGCAATACAATTGTCGACTCCGCGgcaacgcgcgggtttcccactaTATTAAAAG GGTTTGTCTCGCTCAGGTACTTTGGAATGCAGGTGTTGACCACGTCTCTCCAACCATGGCAATTGCCATCTCGAACTTAGGTCCTGGAATTACATTCTTGATTGCAGTATTTTTCAG GTTGGAGAAATTAGACACAACAATTTCAAGTGTAGCAAAATTATTGGGTACCATGATATCAATATTGGGAGCAATGGTGTTCACACTCTATCAAGGCCCAAGAATGTTTCATATCAATTCACCCAACCAGCTCTTTTTGTCACAACCATCAGAATGGATATATGGGAGTTTAATTATCCTTGTCAGTCTCATCTTCGGTTGCATATGGGTTGTATTACAG GCAGCAACAACTATAGAGTATCCAGATCAACAAACCATTGTCTTTTTCTTTAATCTCTTCGGGACAATTCAATGCATCGCTCTTTCTCCTTTCGTAGAACAAAATCGAAGTGCTTGGGTGCTTCGACCCGAAACTGGGGTGACTGCTGTTGTTTTGGGG ATTGACTTGTTCTATTTAAAGGCAATTTATACCACTGCGGTCCGATGTAGTGTTTTCACTTGGTGCCTGCGGAAGAAACGCCCAATTTTCGTGGCCATGTTCTCACCCCTCTCAATCGTTATCGCAATGATCATGGGTGTCACATTTCTTGGTGATTCACTTCACTTAGGAAG TGTCATTGGAACCACGATAATTTCTTTTGGGTTCTACACGGTTATATGGGGGCAAACCAAAGAAAAGAACAAGCTACTGGCAGTCACTAGTGAAGATTTGGATGTTTCAGGATCAGAATCATCTGCTGACGAAACTCTCCCTCTTCTTTCATCCAGATATCAATAA
- the LOC110920904 gene encoding WAT1-related protein At5g40240 isoform X8 — protein sequence MAIAISNLGPGITFLIAVFFRLEKLDTTISSVAKLLGTMISILGAMVFTLYQGPRMFHINSPNQLFLSQPSEWIYGSLIILVSLIFGCIWVVLQAATTIEYPDQQTIVFFFNLFGTIQCIALSPFVEQNRSAWVLRPETGVTAVVLGIDLFYLKAIYTTAVRCSVFTWCLRKKRPIFVAMFSPLSIVIAMIMGVTFLGDSLHLGSVIGTTIISFGFYTVIWGQTKEKNKLLAVTSEDLDVSGSESSADETLPLLSSRYQ from the exons ATGGCAATTGCCATCTCGAACTTAGGTCCTGGAATTACATTCTTGATTGCAGTATTTTTCAG GTTGGAGAAATTAGACACAACAATTTCAAGTGTAGCAAAATTATTGGGTACCATGATATCAATATTGGGAGCAATGGTGTTCACACTCTATCAAGGCCCAAGAATGTTTCATATCAATTCACCCAACCAGCTCTTTTTGTCACAACCATCAGAATGGATATATGGGAGTTTAATTATCCTTGTCAGTCTCATCTTCGGTTGCATATGGGTTGTATTACAG GCAGCAACAACTATAGAGTATCCAGATCAACAAACCATTGTCTTTTTCTTTAATCTCTTCGGGACAATTCAATGCATCGCTCTTTCTCCTTTCGTAGAACAAAATCGAAGTGCTTGGGTGCTTCGACCCGAAACTGGGGTGACTGCTGTTGTTTTGGGG ATTGACTTGTTCTATTTAAAGGCAATTTATACCACTGCGGTCCGATGTAGTGTTTTCACTTGGTGCCTGCGGAAGAAACGCCCAATTTTCGTGGCCATGTTCTCACCCCTCTCAATCGTTATCGCAATGATCATGGGTGTCACATTTCTTGGTGATTCACTTCACTTAGGAAG TGTCATTGGAACCACGATAATTTCTTTTGGGTTCTACACGGTTATATGGGGGCAAACCAAAGAAAAGAACAAGCTACTGGCAGTCACTAGTGAAGATTTGGATGTTTCAGGATCAGAATCATCTGCTGACGAAACTCTCCCTCTTCTTTCATCCAGATATCAATAA